The Psilocybe cubensis strain MGC-MH-2018 chromosome 7, whole genome shotgun sequence genome has a window encoding:
- a CDS encoding Brefeldin A resistance protein — protein sequence MSDLPEGDIPQTTTPPNNTLTPPRSPPSADAIESELKLSRKREREVSVEPVTTPSATNDTDPLLRGRKDTAIPLKKNRRHLDPTEEEEDGGSGSGSGSPPTPAALASPRQEMKRKVRQISRGVEDINWKNKKLNASEKDVELDADIDVVAPKLSSRQEHAAQVASQQSIDQDIEIAEEDSPPKTPEDSALSQSVQDVKSQDATMATEAPSSQESNHLSAGSTENNDKGLKRKFLERGTSHGPPENGESTNHVSEPLKRPRDESDKDDNPRESKRPTPPPSPPRPSPPSPKVPKKSGFMAYASTSSPFASVKGQNLFVSGKGTNTPPASSSPATSTMSTPAIESTSTFGQTSSSAVASAVPSLSAVSTATPAKRTGFEAFASSSSPFASAAARSHSPVLGSVSKLGANALSTPHKTSSALNSNPNPFASYAGPSHGFGLPLQKKARAGSPDGSGRSSLERTGSAGIFGGSGDSGKGSDDGDEEEQEDGGATTFGERLRASKNGAEEGKWDEDNKVQLEEQDVMTGEEEEETLHQVRGKLFSLHENSWKERGTGLLKLNVKVVDGTGARLIMRKDAVHTLLLNITLFPGMRCSLAQDPRYIRFSAIENGNATTYNLKVSNAKIAADLLEEINANIPS from the exons ATGTCAGACTTGCCAGAGGGCGACATCCCCCAGACCACCACCCCACCTAACAACACACTCACCCCTCCAAGGTCTCCACCGTCGGCGGACGCGATAGAGTCAG AGCTCAAGCTGTCGAGAAAGCGAGAGAGGGAAGTGTCTGTTGAACCGGTGACAACACCGTCAGCGACGAAT GATACCGATCCTCTGCTCCGCGGAAGAAAAGACACAGCCATCCCTCTAAAGAAGAACAGGCGACATTTGGATCCCactgaagaggaggaagacggtGGCTCCGGCTCTGGATCTGGATCACCCCCCACACCCGCTGCACTCGCATCGCCGCGTCAAGAGATGAAGCGCAAGGTCCGACAAATATCCCGGGGCGTTGAGGATATCAActggaaaaacaaaaagctCAATGCGTCGGAGAAGGATGTCGAGCTCGACGCCGATATCGATGTGGTTGCGCCCAAGCTGTCGAGCCGGCAGGAACATGCGGCCCAGGTTGCTAGTCAGCAATCCATTGATCAGGATATTGAAATTGCGGAAGAGGACTCGCCACCGAAGACTCCTGAAGACTCGGCGCTGTCACAGTCAGTCCAGGATGTGAAGAGCCAGGATGCGACAATGGCCACCGAGGCCCCGTCTTCCCAGGAGTCTAATCACCTCAGCGCAGGCTCCACCGAGAATAACGACAAGGGGCTGAAGCGCAAATTCCTCGAGCGCGGTACCAGTCATGGGCCCCCAGAAAATGGAGAAAGCACAAATCATGTCTCCGAACCTCTGAAACGTCCTAGGGACGAATCTGACAAGGATGATAACCCTAGGGAGAGTAAGCGCCCCACTCCCCCTCCATCACCTCCCAGGCCGTCGCCACCGTCTCCCAAAGTACCCAAGAAG AGTGGTTTTATGGCATACGCGTCTACAAGCTCTCCTTTTGCGTCTGTGAAAGGGCAGAATCTGTTTGTGTCTGGGAAAGGCACGAACACACCCCCAGCTTCTAGTAGCCCGgcaacatcaacaatgtCGACACCGGCTATTGAATCCACCTCCACTTTCGGACAAACTTCTTCCTCGGCTGTCGCCTCCGCTGTGCCATCCCTATCAGCTGTATCTACAGCCACACCAGCTAAACGCACGGGCTTCGAGGCCTTTGCCTCTTCGTCATCGCCATTCGCGAGTGCCGCTGCGCGCTCCCATTCGCCTGTTCTCGGCTCCGTGTCCAAGTTAGGCGCCAATGCCCTCTCAACGCCTCATAAAACCTCATCGGCGCTGAATTCAAATCCTAATCCGTTTGCGTCTTATGCGGGTCCGAGCCATGGATTTGGGCTGCCTTTGCAGAAGAAGGCACGGGCGGGCTCGCCGGATGGGTCTGGGCGGAGCTCGTTGGAGAGGACCGGTTCTGCTGGTATCTTCGGTGGCAGCGGAGATTCTGGAAAGGGATCAGATGAtggggatgaggaagagcAGGAAGATGGCGGTGCTACTACCTTTGGAGAGAGGTTGCGCGCCAGCAAAAATGGCGCTGAAGAGGGAAAGTGGGATGAAGATAATAAAGTTCAACTGGAAGAGCAAGACG TTATGActggagaagaggaagaagagactCTGCATCAAGTTCGCGGTAAATTATTCTCTTTGCATGAAAACTCGTGGAAGGAAAGAGGCACTGGCCTTTTAAAATTAAATGTCAAAGTTGTTGACGGAACGGGAGCTCGCTTGA TCATGAGAAAAGATGCAGTGCACACTTTGCTATTGAATATCACCCTATTCCCCGGAATGCGCTGCAGTCTTGCGCAGGATCCTAGATATATTCGTTTCAGCGCTATCGAAAACGGAAACGCAACTACATACAATCTAAAG GTTTCGAATGCTAAAATTGCTGCCGACCTCCTCGAAGAAATCAACGCCAACATCCCCTCCTGA
- a CDS encoding Dolichyl-phosphate beta-glucosyltransferase: protein MDQSSLVYGAVILLSGGIASLYTLLVLWSPPPIITHDSEKKYLSNASPKKPLPLTRLADPSTVDLTIVVPAFNETERLPAMMQDTIQHLASVSAGLEHKRTYEILVVDDGSSDGTSVTALELAKKYPQANIKVVTLEKNIGKGGAVRHGMLYAGGERLLMADADGASRIQDLEELWKAMDKIAPDNGPGVVVGSRAHLVKSEAVVKRSLLRNILMYGLHTILRIVGVGHIRDTQCGFKLFSRSAAQQIFPAQHLPTWIFDVELLLLAKQLRIPVAEVPIEWHEVAGSKLNVVTASVQMLRDLLIVRANHLLGRWTAYPAKQKSE from the exons ATGGATCAGTCGTCTCTGGTCTACGGCGCGGTCATCCTCCTCTCGGGAGGCATAGCGTCG CTGTATACACTTCTTGTCCTTTGGTCGCCACCACCGATAATCACCCACGACTCGGAGAAAAAATACCTTTCGAATGCATCTCCCAAGAAGCCTCTTCCGCTGACCCGCCTCGCCGATCCGAGCACAGTCGACTTGACCATTGTCGTGCCCGCATTCAACGAGACCGAGCGTCTGCCCGCGATGATGCAGGACACGATACAGCATCTTGCCTCCGTTTCAGCTGGTCTGGAGCACAAACGGACATATGAAATCCTTGTGGTCGACGACGGGTCGAGCGACGGGACCTCGGTGACCGCGTTAGAGCTCGCGAAGAAGTATCCGCAAGCAAATATCAAGGTGGTCACTCTGGAAAAGAACATCGGCAAGGGCGGCGCGGTGAGGCACGGGATGCTATATGCTGGCGGAGAGCGCTTGTTGATGGCGGATGCGGATGGTGCGAGCCGGATTCAGGATTTGGAAGAGCTGTGGAAGGCGATGGATAAAATTGCGCCGGATAACGGCCCTGGTGTTGTCGTTGGTAGCAGGGCGCATCTCGTCAAATCAGAAGCCGTTGTAAAA CGTTCCCTGCTTCGTAACATTCTCATGTACGGACTGCATACAATCCTCCGAATAGTCGGCGTTGGCCATATCCGCGACACGCAGTGTGGTTTCAAGTTGTTCTCCCGTTCAGCAGCGCAGCAGATATTTCCGGCTCAGCACCTTCCGACTTGGATCTTCGACGTCGAGCTCTTGCTTCTGGCCAAGCAGCTCCGTATACCAGTCGCCGAAGTTCCTATTGAGTGGCACGAAGTTGCTGGGAGCAAGCTGAACGTCGTCACCGCTTCAGTGCAGATGCTGCGTGACTTGCTCATCGTCAGAGCGAACCATCTACTTGGGCGATGGACTGCATACCCTGCAAAACAAAAATCGGAATAA
- a CDS encoding putative feruloyl esterase A translates to MGQGTFTSSSPVVSKDEETVALQSIMRVFVPLVSLTSLVLSAVASPLNGENFIARRDISQDLFNDLAFYFQYAASAYADSCPKPNGNSLVLQFSQKVTDTQGFVARDDNRKEIVVSLRGSESFTDALTDINILLSPFLSPGVDAPLGSLAHSGFLIAWNSVAHLVISTVQAELSAHPGYSLVSTGHSLGGALSSLAGISLQQNFPNRRGSFLSNVRMFTYGQPRTFNPIGAAFINSQFGDQAFRSVHTTDGVPTLIPRILGYRHHGIEYFQSPDPASPATTKKCAADGEDPTCSDSIPSQGLDDAHGTGSVRVGTGICWEMCTALTTDNPKLQLKDVDDLLK, encoded by the exons ATGGGTCAAGGGACTTTTACAAGTTCTTCCCCTGTGGTCAGTAAAGACGAAGAGACTGTCGCCTTACAGAGCATCATGCGCGTCTTTGTTCCTCTAGTCTCCCTCACTTCTCTGGTACTGTCAGCCGTTGCCAGTCCTCTCAACGGCGAAAACTTTATTGCGAGGCGCGATATTAGCCAAG ACCTGTTCAATGATCTTGCGTTTTACTTCCAAT ATGCCGCCTCAGCGTACGCAGATTCCTgccctaaacccaacggcAACTCGTTGGTCCTGCAGTTCAGCCAAAAAGTAACCGACACACAAGGGTTCGTTGCCCGAGACGACAATAGGAAAGAAATTGTTGTTTCTCTTCGGGGAAG TGAATCGTTTACCGACGCTTTAACGGACATTAATATTTTATTGTCACCATTTTTGTCGCCTGGTGTGGATGCTCCGT TGGGTTCCCTTGCTCACAGTGGTTTCTTGATAGC ATGGAACTCTGTGGCGCACCTAGTTATCTCGACAGTCCAAGCTGAGCTTTCTGCCCATCCAGGGTACTCCCTCGTTTCTACCGGCCATTCTCTCGGAGGAGCGTTATCCAGTTTAGCCGGGATATCCCTACAACAAAACTTCCCTAACAGGCGAGGCTCCTTCCTTTC CAATGTAAGGATGTTCACGTATGGCCAA CCCCGAACTTTTAACCCCATCGGGGCTGCCTTCATTAATTCGCAGTTCGGAGACCAGGCATTCCGAT CTGTTCATACTACCGATGG AGTTCCGACCTTGATTCCCCGGATCCTCGGCTACCGACACCATG GTATCGAATACTTCCAGTCTCCTGACCCTGCATCTCCAGCGACGACAAAGAAATGTGCGGCAGACGGCGAAGACCCCACCTGCTCGGACTCTATCCCCTCGCAAGGGCTCGATGACGCTCATGGCACC GGTAGTGTAAGGGTTGGTACTGGAATTTGTTGGGAAATGTGTACCGCATTAACGACCGATAATCCAAAACTCCAGCTCAAGGATGTTGATGATCTACTTAAATAA
- a CDS encoding Phenol hydroxylase translates to MAANPIVKESKVDVLIVGAGPAGVMACNALARSGVNVRIIDQRPDKVAAGQADGIQPRTIEVFQSYGLAERLLKEGNQMHMAAFYNPSADGGIELTDRVPDVTATSARYPFEVTLHQGAIESIFLDSMREHGVEISRPVIPTSLTLSEDETLLNDPQAYPVRVELQKILENGEAGETEVVHAKFVIGADGAHSWVRRTLSISMDGEQTDYIWGVVDLNPDTDFPDIRNKTAIHSNNGSCMIIPREDDKVRIYIQLDDKTAHVTQDGRVDRSKLRPGLLLEQVQKTLHPYYIRTPEKYDWWTIYIIGQRVASKFSVKERVFIVGDACHTHSPKAGQGMNASMNDSHNLAWKLVHVLNGWAQMNLLKTYEYERRKYAQDLIDFDRQFAKLFSGKPRTKETEDGVSHEDFLKAFQTFGGFTSGIGICYLPSAITDTTYQSLASKLTVGQRVLPQIFLRAADSRPIEIQDLLPSDARFKLLVFTGDSSNPVQLEEIRAISNKLEVALASLTGGRSVGDAYGIVPISSATKANVRYNDLPKFLWSHWSRVLIDDVDVKGTLGGNGYDSYGIDPTHGAIVVVRPDGYVGTICPLQEMDFLVTYLGGFVGRG, encoded by the exons ATGGCTGCCAACCCTATCGTAAAGGAAAGCAAAGTGGACGTGCTTATTGTCGGGGCCGGTCCAGCGGGTGTTATGGCATGTAATGCTCTTGCTAGGAGTGGAGTCAATGTTCGCATCATCGACCAGAG ACCGGACAAGGTCGCTGCTGGCCAAGCGGATGGTATTCAGCCTAGGACTATCGAGGTTTTCCAG AGTTATGGATTGGCAGAGAGACTGTTAAAGGAGGGAAATCAGATGCACATGGCT GCTTTTTATAATCCAAGCGCGGATGGCGGGATAGAG CTTACGGACCGCGTCCCAGACGTCACCGCGACGTCTGCAAGGTATCCATTTGAG GTCACACTCCACCAAGGTGCAATCGAGAGTATATTCCTGGACTCCATGCGTGAACACGGCGTGGAGATCAGCAGACCGGTGATTCCTACATCTTTGACGCTCTCAGAGGATGAAACGCTGTTGAACGATCCGCAAGCCTATCCGGTCCGCGTCGAGTTGCAGAAAATACTAGAGAATGGTGAAGCAGGAGAGACGGAAGTTGTGCACGCGAAATTCGTCATTGGCGCTGATG GTGCACATTCATGGGTACGAAGGACACTCTCTATTTCAATGGACGGCGAGCAGACAGACTACATCTGGGGCGTTGTTGACCTCAATCCAGACACCGACTTTCCCGATATCCGCAACAAGACAGCAATCCACTCCAACAACGGTTCTTGCATGATCATCCCACGAGAGGACGATAAAGTGCGGATATACATCCAGCTGGACGATAAAACTGCACATGTTACGCAGGATGGGAGGGTGGATCGGAGTAAACTACGGCCTGGGTTATTGCTTGAG CAAGTTCAAAAAACACTGCATCCATACTATATACGTACACCTGAAAAATATGACTGGTGGACAATTTATATCA TCGGCCAGAGAGTAGCCTCAAAATTCTCTGTCAAAGAACGCGTTTTCATCGTCGGAGACGCTTGCCATACGCATTCGCCCAAGGCTG GCCAAGGTATGAACGCGAGCATGAACGACAGTCACAACTTAG CATGGAAATTGGTCCATGTGCTGAATGGATGGGCTCAGATGAACCTGTTAAAGACA TATGAATACGAGCGTCGCAAATATGCACAGGATCTCATTGACTTTGACCGGCAATTCGCCAAACTCTTCTCAGGAAAACCGAGGACGAAAGAAACAGAAGATGGGGTGTCCCATGAAGACTTTCTCAA GGCTTTCCAGACTTTTGGAGGGTTCACAAGCGGTATCGGTATCTGCTACCTACCATCTGCCATCACAGACACAACATATCAGTCTCTTGCCTCAAAGCTGACTGTCGGACAACGCGTCCTGCCACAAATTTTCCTACGCGCGGCCGATTCGCGACCCATCGAAATCCAGGACCTGTTGCCATCCGATGCTCGGTTCAAGCTGCTTGTCTTCACAGGAGATTCCTCAAACCCAGTCCAATTGGAGGAGATAAGAGCAATCTCAAACAAGTTGGAAGTTGCGCTGGCATCGTTGACGGGAGGGCGAAGCGTAGGCGATGCATATGGTATTGTCCCCATCAGCTCGGCAACAAAGGCCAATGTGCGATATAATGACCTTCCCAAGTTCCTTTGGTCCCATTGGTCAAG GGTCTTGATCGACGACGTGGATGTCAAAGGGACACTGGGAGGAAATGGATATGACAGTTATGGTATTGACCCCACGCACGGTGCAATTGTGGTCGTGCGTCCAGATGGATACGTTGGAACGATCTGCCCTTTACAAGAAATGGACTTCTTGGTGACGTATCTCGGCGGATTCGTGGGCAGGGGTTAG